Below is a genomic region from Telmatobacter sp. DSM 110680.
AGGTATGACCGTCTCAGAGGTTCGCGGTCACGGACGGCAGAAAGGGCACACCGAGGTTTTTCGCGGGAGAGAGTATGACGTCGATCTGCTTCCCAAAATCAAGGTGGAACTGGTTCTGCTGGACGAAATTGTTGAGTCTGCGATCGAAGCCATCTCCAACGCAGCCTACACAGGCAAAATTGGCGACGGCAAGATCTTCCTCTATAACGTTAGCGGCGCCGTTCGCATCCGCAGCAAGGAGCGGGATCAGGCGGCCATTTAAGCAATCCGC
It encodes:
- a CDS encoding P-II family nitrogen regulator — translated: MTKIEAIVRPNKFEAVKSALIEMGVEGMTVSEVRGHGRQKGHTEVFRGREYDVDLLPKIKVELVLLDEIVESAIEAISNAAYTGKIGDGKIFLYNVSGAVRIRSKERDQAAI